One region of Deinococcus aerius genomic DNA includes:
- the preA gene encoding NAD-dependent dihydropyrimidine dehydrogenase subunit PreA, which produces MADLSVNFAGIRAPNPFWLASAPPTNSGMQVHRAFEHGWGGAVWKTIGAPVLNISNRYGGLSLGGQRLVAINNVELISDRPLEVNLREIAEVKRMWPDRALIVSAMVDADPKAWREIVMQIEDTGADGIELNYGCPQGMSERGMGAAVGQVPEMCQLNTHWVTSVTRLPVIVKLTPNVTHITDPAHAALAGGAHALSLINTINSVMKVDLDTLLVTPSIGGQATHGGYAGPAVKPIALHMLSELMCDPTVRASGVPICGMGGIQTWRDAAEFLLLGASALQVCTAAMHYGYRIIEDFVDGLSNWMDDKGFATLADVTGRSLPQMSSFGGLDLGYQAVARIDPDKCIQCDLCYVACNDTAHQCIDLYSPEGVKVNPGFNVRDGGKQVAQGRATPVVREPDCVGCALCANVCPVDGCIEMVSVPSGRPSVTWDQLTATRPAVTQEWAAMEAYRKEAGIEIH; this is translated from the coding sequence ATGGCTGACCTTTCCGTGAACTTCGCGGGCATTCGGGCGCCCAACCCCTTCTGGCTGGCCTCCGCGCCGCCGACGAACAGCGGCATGCAGGTCCACCGCGCCTTCGAGCACGGCTGGGGTGGGGCCGTGTGGAAGACCATCGGCGCCCCCGTGCTCAACATCTCCAACCGCTACGGGGGCCTCTCCCTCGGCGGGCAGCGGCTCGTCGCCATCAACAACGTCGAGCTGATCTCCGACCGTCCGCTGGAGGTCAACCTGCGCGAGATCGCTGAGGTCAAGCGCATGTGGCCCGACCGGGCGCTCATCGTCTCCGCGATGGTGGACGCCGATCCGAAGGCGTGGCGCGAGATCGTCATGCAGATTGAGGACACCGGCGCGGACGGCATCGAGCTGAACTACGGCTGCCCCCAGGGCATGAGCGAGCGCGGCATGGGCGCGGCGGTGGGCCAGGTGCCCGAGATGTGTCAGCTCAACACCCACTGGGTGACGAGCGTGACCCGCCTCCCCGTCATCGTGAAGCTCACGCCCAACGTCACCCACATCACCGACCCGGCGCACGCGGCGCTGGCGGGGGGAGCGCACGCCCTCTCGCTCATCAACACTATCAACAGCGTGATGAAGGTGGACCTCGACACGCTGCTGGTGACCCCCAGCATCGGTGGGCAGGCCACCCACGGCGGTTACGCGGGTCCGGCGGTCAAACCCATCGCGCTGCACATGCTGAGTGAATTGATGTGCGACCCCACGGTGCGGGCATCTGGTGTTCCTATCTGCGGCATGGGCGGCATCCAGACATGGCGCGACGCCGCCGAGTTCCTGCTGCTGGGCGCCTCGGCCCTCCAGGTCTGCACGGCGGCGATGCACTACGGCTACCGCATCATTGAGGACTTCGTGGACGGCCTGAGCAACTGGATGGACGACAAGGGCTTCGCCACCCTCGCGGACGTGACGGGCCGCAGCCTCCCGCAGATGAGCAGCTTCGGTGGGCTGGACCTCGGCTACCAGGCCGTCGCGCGCATCGACCCGGACAAGTGCATCCAGTGCGACCTCTGCTACGTCGCCTGCAACGACACCGCCCACCAGTGCATCGACCTGTACTCGCCGGAGGGGGTGAAGGTGAATCCGGGCTTCAACGTCCGCGATGGCGGCAAGCAGGTCGCCCAGGGCCGCGCCACCCCGGTCGTCCGCGAGCCCGACTGCGTGGGTTGCGCCCTGTGCGCCAACGTCTGCCCGGTGGACGGCTGCATCGAGATGGTCAGCGTGCCGAGCGGTCGCCCGTCCGTCACCTGGGACCAGCTCACCGCCACCCGCCCCGCCGTGACCCAGGAGTGGGCGGCGATGGAGGCGTACCGCAAGGAGGCGGGGATCGAGATTCATTAG
- a CDS encoding ABC transporter ATP-binding protein, translating into MTQVFTPQAVHPPPSEPIVTIRDLQMVFAHPGGQTVALQDANLTIGRGEFISLIGPSGCGKTTLLRLLADLVQPTAGTILIGGQPPGQARRERKYGYVFQAPALLEWRTVLSNVTLPLEVMNVPGDRAARAREMLNLVGLSGFERRYPWQLSGGMQQRVSIARALAFDPPLLFMDEPFGALDEITREHLNLELLRLWRETGKTVIFVTHSISEAVFLSTRVVVMTARPGKIEGVVDVDLPQPRGDDTRELPRFFELMTQVRELLRKGHA; encoded by the coding sequence GTGACACAAGTGTTCACTCCCCAGGCCGTTCACCCGCCCCCCTCTGAGCCCATCGTCACCATCCGGGACCTCCAGATGGTCTTCGCGCATCCGGGCGGGCAGACGGTCGCCCTTCAGGACGCGAATCTGACCATCGGGCGGGGGGAGTTCATCAGCCTGATTGGGCCCTCGGGGTGCGGCAAGACGACCTTGCTGCGGCTGCTCGCCGACCTCGTGCAGCCGACCGCCGGAACCATTCTGATCGGGGGACAGCCGCCGGGGCAGGCGCGGCGGGAGCGGAAGTACGGGTACGTCTTCCAGGCCCCGGCGCTGCTGGAGTGGCGCACGGTGCTGAGCAACGTCACCTTGCCCCTGGAGGTGATGAACGTGCCCGGCGACCGGGCGGCCAGGGCGCGCGAGATGTTGAACCTCGTGGGGCTCTCAGGCTTCGAGCGGCGTTACCCGTGGCAGCTTTCGGGCGGGATGCAGCAGCGGGTGAGCATCGCCCGGGCGCTCGCCTTCGACCCGCCCCTGCTGTTTATGGACGAGCCCTTCGGGGCGCTCGACGAGATCACGCGCGAGCATCTGAACCTCGAACTCCTGCGGCTGTGGCGCGAGACGGGCAAGACGGTCATCTTTGTGACGCACAGCATCAGCGAGGCGGTGTTCCTGAGCACGCGGGTCGTGGTGATGACGGCCCGACCCGGCAAGATCGAGGGCGTGGTGGATGTGGACCTGCCGCAGCCCCGGGGCGACGACACCCGCGAACTGCCGCGCTTCTTCGAGCTGATGACCCAGGTGCGGGAACTGCTCAGGAAGGGGCACGCATGA
- a CDS encoding endonuclease domain-containing protein: MAKWEARTSPSSEVARTLRGRMTPEETRLWQSLRGKGLGVSFRRQEPMGRYVADFVCHERGLVIELDGSQHLNSEADRARDADMAEHGFETLRFWNHEVRTNLTRVLERIQQTLEARKPL, encoded by the coding sequence GTGGCAAAGTGGGAAGCGAGAACCAGTCCGTCGAGCGAAGTGGCGCGCACCCTCCGGGGCCGGATGACGCCGGAGGAAACGCGGCTGTGGCAGTCCTTGCGGGGCAAGGGGCTCGGCGTCAGCTTCCGCCGACAGGAGCCGATGGGCCGGTACGTCGCTGACTTCGTGTGTCACGAGCGAGGCCTGGTTATCGAACTCGACGGCAGCCAGCACCTGAACAGCGAGGCCGACCGGGCAAGGGACGCAGACATGGCCGAACACGGCTTCGAGACGTTGCGCTTCTGGAACCACGAGGTCCGAACCAACCTGACTCGTGTACTGGAACGAATTCAGCAGACCCTGGAAGCCCGAAAGCCGCTTTAG
- a CDS encoding ABC transporter substrate-binding protein, giving the protein MKHSKLTAAVTAVLAAALLAPGAHAQKLVPVKVQLKWFPQAQFAGFFVAQAKGYYKAEGLDVQFLPTGDQSPIQTVATGTADFGTTWITDLLTARAQGIPVVHIAQLFQKSGYTLVALKSSNITKPQDFKGKRVGVWPSGNEYPAVALLKKYGLTTSLDSTVSNPDVQAVTYPFDPSIVFPDKVDLVSAMTYNEIDQIVGLGYSLDKLRIFRTADYGINLLEDLMFTTDRTLKTANFKGSGQSGQQIAAKLVRATLKGWNYAVTHQAEAVSIVLPLCGNTCKGSGTRADAKSHQTWQMAEVAKLYNTGPTTRGLAGYLDPAVYRNNVALLRNLGILKASPDAGAVTYSVWEAATGKKAPR; this is encoded by the coding sequence ATGAAGCATTCCAAGTTGACCGCCGCCGTCACCGCCGTCCTCGCCGCCGCGCTGCTGGCCCCAGGAGCCCACGCCCAGAAGCTCGTGCCCGTCAAGGTGCAGCTCAAGTGGTTCCCGCAGGCGCAGTTCGCGGGCTTTTTCGTGGCACAGGCGAAGGGCTACTACAAGGCCGAGGGGCTGGACGTGCAGTTCCTGCCCACCGGGGACCAGTCGCCGATTCAGACGGTGGCGACGGGCACCGCCGACTTCGGCACGACCTGGATCACCGACCTGCTGACTGCCCGGGCGCAGGGCATCCCGGTGGTTCACATCGCGCAGCTCTTCCAGAAGAGCGGGTATACCCTCGTCGCCCTGAAGAGCAGCAACATCACCAAGCCGCAGGACTTCAAGGGCAAGCGGGTCGGCGTGTGGCCCAGCGGCAACGAGTACCCGGCGGTCGCCCTCCTCAAGAAGTACGGCCTGACGACCAGCCTCGACAGCACCGTGAGCAACCCGGACGTGCAGGCCGTCACCTACCCCTTTGACCCCAGCATCGTGTTCCCCGACAAGGTGGACCTCGTGTCGGCCATGACCTACAACGAGATCGACCAGATCGTGGGGCTGGGCTACAGCCTCGACAAGCTGCGGATCTTCCGCACCGCCGACTACGGGATCAACCTCCTGGAAGACCTGATGTTCACCACCGACCGCACCCTGAAGACGGCCAACTTCAAGGGCAGCGGCCAGAGCGGGCAGCAGATCGCCGCCAAACTCGTGCGCGCCACGCTGAAGGGCTGGAACTACGCGGTCACCCACCAGGCCGAGGCCGTGAGCATCGTCCTGCCGCTGTGCGGCAACACCTGCAAGGGCAGCGGCACCCGCGCCGACGCCAAATCTCACCAGACCTGGCAGATGGCCGAGGTCGCCAAGCTCTACAACACCGGCCCGACGACCCGGGGCCTGGCGGGCTACCTCGATCCCGCCGTATACCGCAACAACGTGGCCCTCCTGAGGAACCTGGGTATTCTCAAGGCCAGCCCCGACGCGGGCGCCGTGACCTACAGCGTGTGGGAGGCCGCGACGGGGAAGAAGGCCCCGCGGTGA
- a CDS encoding type II toxin-antitoxin system VapC family toxin, with the protein MRILLDTNIVLRMANRGAAGSQNITSAIRQRYARGDEFFVVPQCIYEMWSVMTRPAEASNGLDFSPEEAALEVERLLTLIPLLPDPPHLFSRWLNLVSTHAVSGRPSHDARIAAAVQAHGLDALLTLNAPHFQRFGLTVLTPTDL; encoded by the coding sequence ATGCGAATCCTGCTCGACACGAACATCGTCTTGAGGATGGCAAACCGTGGAGCTGCGGGAAGCCAGAACATCACCTCCGCAATACGTCAGCGTTACGCTCGAGGTGACGAGTTCTTTGTTGTGCCGCAATGCATCTACGAGATGTGGTCGGTAATGACTCGCCCTGCCGAGGCGTCCAATGGACTGGACTTTTCTCCTGAGGAAGCGGCGTTGGAGGTCGAGCGGTTGCTGACACTCATTCCGCTGCTGCCCGACCCGCCCCACCTGTTCTCCCGCTGGCTCAACCTCGTCAGCACCCACGCCGTCTCCGGCCGCCCGAGTCACGACGCCCGCATAGCTGCCGCCGTGCAGGCGCACGGATTAGACGCCCTCCTCACCCTCAATGCCCCCCATTTCCAACGTTTTGGCCTGACCGTGCTGACCCCCACCGACCTGTAA
- a CDS encoding ABC transporter permease yields the protein MLVVLVVAVLLYLPLMLWANVGPASRALASGADLGCPNAIACATQLRNPVLPAPGQLVQGFRSLSVPPTAPTSAPYNAVVTGGETLLGLVLATGLGLVLAALLVLSRSFERATLPWLVASQTVPIVAIAPMLAVLLGQYGVQGFLPKALIAAYIAFFPVAVGMSRGLRSPDTLQLDLMRTYSASPGRVFFQLRLPASLPYLFTALKVAVTAALVGSIVAEISTISFSGLGKMLAENSRASDTIALWVIMAYGAALGVGLVALVGLLERVVTPWRAGR from the coding sequence ATGCTGGTGGTGTTGGTGGTTGCCGTCCTGCTGTACCTCCCGCTGATGCTGTGGGCGAACGTCGGCCCGGCGTCGCGGGCGCTGGCGAGCGGGGCGGACCTGGGATGTCCAAACGCGATTGCTTGTGCGACTCAACTGAGAAATCCGGTGCTGCCCGCCCCCGGTCAACTCGTGCAAGGGTTTCGCTCCCTCAGCGTGCCGCCCACGGCTCCCACCTCCGCACCCTACAACGCCGTCGTGACGGGTGGGGAGACGCTGCTGGGGCTGGTCCTGGCGACTGGATTAGGCCTCGTTCTGGCCGCACTCCTCGTTCTGAGTCGGTCCTTCGAGCGGGCCACCCTGCCCTGGCTGGTCGCGTCCCAGACGGTGCCCATTGTCGCCATCGCGCCCATGCTGGCGGTGCTGCTGGGGCAGTACGGGGTGCAGGGCTTCCTGCCCAAGGCGCTCATCGCCGCGTACATCGCCTTTTTCCCCGTCGCAGTGGGGATGAGTCGGGGATTGCGGAGCCCGGACACGCTGCAACTCGACCTGATGCGGACGTACAGCGCCTCGCCGGGGCGGGTGTTCTTCCAGCTCCGGCTGCCCGCCAGCCTGCCGTACCTCTTCACGGCGCTCAAGGTGGCGGTGACGGCGGCCCTCGTGGGCAGCATCGTGGCGGAGATCAGCACGATCTCCTTTTCGGGCCTGGGCAAGATGCTCGCCGAGAACTCGCGGGCGTCGGACACCATCGCGCTGTGGGTCATCATGGCCTACGGGGCGGCGCTGGGGGTGGGGCTGGTCGCCCTCGTCGGCCTCCTTGAAAGGGTGGTGACGCCGTGGCGAGCGGGGCGGTGA
- the hydA gene encoding dihydropyrimidinase translates to MALLIQNGRIITADADYTADLLVEGETISRIGEGLTAPEGTRVIDASGKYVFPGFIDPHVHVYLPFMGTFAKDTHTTASQAALIGGTTTYIEMLAPAQSEPLREGWEKWTGLAEGKSACDYTFHLGVTRWDDETEATLRDLVAQGMKSFKVFLAYKGAFGIDDDVLYRVLTLARELGVVVTAHCENAELVAQLQRRLLAEGKTGPEWHEPSRPEGVEAEGTAHFAAFVEMTGAEGYVVHLSNERALEAALEAKRRGVRLHIESVIPHFLLDKTYAERPGVEGAKYVMSPPLREKHNQHALWTALEQGLIDTVGTDHCPFDVAQKAMGEGDFTKIPNGIPAIEDRVNLLYTYGVSRGGLSLSRFVESASTKAARLFGLFPRKGTIAVGSDADLVIYDPNYRGHISASTSHMNNDYSAFEGWEIDGRPDVVTVRGEVAVEGGRFVGDPGRGQLLRR, encoded by the coding sequence GTGGCTCTCCTTATCCAGAATGGCCGCATCATCACCGCCGACGCCGACTACACTGCCGACCTCCTCGTGGAGGGCGAGACCATCAGCCGGATCGGGGAGGGGTTGACCGCGCCCGAGGGCACGCGCGTGATCGACGCGAGCGGCAAGTACGTCTTTCCCGGCTTCATCGACCCGCACGTCCACGTCTACCTGCCGTTCATGGGCACCTTCGCCAAGGACACCCACACGACGGCGAGCCAGGCGGCGTTGATCGGCGGGACGACGACCTATATCGAGATGCTAGCCCCCGCCCAGAGCGAGCCGCTGCGGGAGGGTTGGGAGAAGTGGACGGGGCTCGCCGAGGGCAAGAGCGCCTGCGACTACACCTTCCACCTGGGGGTGACCCGCTGGGACGACGAAACGGAAGCCACCCTGCGCGACCTGGTGGCCCAGGGCATGAAGTCCTTCAAGGTCTTCCTGGCCTACAAGGGGGCTTTCGGTATCGACGACGACGTGCTCTACCGGGTGCTCACCCTGGCGCGCGAACTCGGCGTGGTGGTCACCGCCCACTGCGAGAACGCCGAGCTGGTGGCGCAACTGCAACGGAGGCTCCTGGCCGAGGGCAAGACGGGCCCCGAGTGGCACGAGCCGAGCCGCCCGGAGGGGGTGGAGGCCGAGGGCACCGCCCACTTCGCCGCCTTCGTGGAGATGACCGGGGCCGAGGGCTACGTCGTCCACCTCTCCAACGAGCGGGCGCTGGAGGCCGCGCTGGAGGCCAAGCGGCGGGGGGTCAGGCTCCACATCGAGTCGGTCATCCCGCATTTCCTGCTGGACAAGACCTATGCCGAGCGCCCCGGCGTGGAGGGCGCGAAGTACGTGATGAGCCCACCGCTGCGCGAGAAGCACAACCAGCACGCACTCTGGACGGCGCTGGAGCAGGGCCTGATCGACACCGTGGGCACCGACCACTGCCCCTTCGACGTGGCCCAGAAGGCGATGGGTGAGGGGGACTTCACCAAGATTCCGAACGGCATCCCCGCCATCGAGGACCGGGTGAACCTGCTCTACACCTACGGGGTGAGCCGGGGCGGGCTCAGCCTCAGCCGCTTCGTGGAGTCGGCCAGCACGAAGGCCGCCAGGCTGTTTGGGCTCTTCCCGCGCAAGGGCACCATCGCGGTGGGTTCGGATGCCGACCTCGTGATCTACGACCCCAATTACCGGGGCCACATCTCCGCGAGCACGAGCCACATGAACAACGACTACAGCGCCTTCGAGGGCTGGGAGATTGACGGGCGGCCCGATGTGGTGACCGTGCGCGGCGAGGTGGCGGTGGAGGGCGGGCGGTTCGTCGGGGATCCGGGGCGGGGTCAACTGCTGCGGCGGTGA
- a CDS encoding PucR family transcriptional regulator, giving the protein MLPTLRELLTLPAFAGAEVLSGHARLGEPVTWVHVSEIPDAARFLSGGELLLSVGAPLVNAGEQAGHDYIRSLAERGASGLALELVRELREPPPAVLGAARLYDLPLLVFRQEVNFAQLTRAAHARILRQPAEYGEPSLAPLLDALAETGRSRAFLEAQLGPLLVLPTRARVTLIGTLAALLETNFNMAESARRLSVRRQTVYYRLEQLRAMLGDLDNPRRQLGLHLALELSRSEVAEAVPDSASP; this is encoded by the coding sequence ATGCTCCCCACCCTGCGCGAACTCCTCACCCTCCCGGCCTTCGCGGGCGCGGAGGTGCTGAGCGGCCACGCGCGGCTGGGCGAGCCCGTGACCTGGGTGCATGTCTCGGAAATCCCCGATGCGGCCCGCTTCCTGAGCGGCGGTGAGTTGCTGCTGTCGGTGGGCGCTCCGCTGGTGAACGCGGGAGAGCAGGCGGGACATGACTACATCCGCTCTCTTGCCGAGCGCGGGGCGAGCGGGTTGGCCCTCGAACTCGTGCGCGAGCTGCGCGAGCCGCCGCCCGCCGTGCTCGGCGCCGCCCGGCTCTACGACCTCCCGCTGCTGGTCTTCCGGCAGGAGGTGAACTTCGCCCAACTCACCCGGGCGGCCCACGCGCGCATCCTGCGCCAGCCCGCCGAATATGGGGAGCCCAGCCTCGCGCCGCTCCTCGACGCCCTGGCCGAGACGGGGCGCAGCCGGGCCTTTCTGGAGGCGCAGCTCGGACCACTCCTCGTCCTGCCCACGCGGGCGCGAGTCACCCTGATCGGCACCCTCGCCGCCCTGCTAGAGACGAACTTCAACATGGCCGAGTCCGCACGGCGGCTGAGCGTCCGGCGTCAGACCGTGTACTACCGCCTCGAACAGTTGCGGGCGATGCTGGGCGATCTGGACAATCCCCGGCGGCAACTCGGCCTGCACCTCGCCCTGGAACTCAGCCGCAGCGAGGTGGCGGAGGCGGTGCCCGACTCCGCGTCGCCCTAG
- a CDS encoding ABC transporter permease: MASGAVTWRGAARRPGLGALLPLALSGLGLLGLSVALARLGTAPDRPLPWLLGVLALLLLGVLGIRSAARGEGRAARTLPAALTGLLVVLAVEALLRAYGVPAGLIPTPSRVLVALWEARTVLLQDTFYTFVLEALLGFVVGTVIGLALALLVVRFRFLERGLLPYAALFSSVPIVALAPVVVKALGLEWPSKMVVVAITVLFPVVVNAVRGLQAAHPLHLDLLHTYAASPSQTFRAVRVPTALPFVFNALKVGSTLALISAIVAEFFGTTGHGLGFRIQIEVGRFNLAVVWAAIVLASVVGLAFFGLISVLERRFAPVPQTS; the protein is encoded by the coding sequence GTGGCGAGCGGGGCGGTGACGTGGCGCGGGGCCGCTCGCCGTCCGGGGCTGGGGGCCCTGCTCCCGCTGGCCCTGAGCGGCCTCGGCCTGCTGGGGCTCTCTGTCGCGCTGGCACGGTTGGGGACGGCACCGGACCGACCGCTGCCCTGGCTGCTGGGAGTGCTGGCCCTGTTGCTCTTAGGCGTCCTCGGCATCCGTTCGGCGGCACGGGGAGAAGGAAGGGCCGCCCGGACCCTCCCCGCCGCCCTCACCGGGCTGCTCGTCGTGCTGGCGGTCGAGGCTCTTCTGCGCGCCTACGGCGTTCCGGCGGGCCTCATCCCCACCCCCAGCCGTGTGCTCGTCGCGCTGTGGGAGGCGCGGACGGTCCTCCTTCAGGACACCTTTTACACCTTTGTTTTGGAGGCCCTGTTGGGCTTCGTGGTGGGCACCGTGATCGGCCTGGCCCTCGCGCTGCTCGTCGTGCGCTTCCGCTTTCTCGAACGCGGCCTGCTGCCCTACGCGGCCCTCTTCAGCTCCGTGCCCATCGTGGCGCTCGCCCCGGTGGTGGTCAAAGCCCTGGGGCTGGAGTGGCCGAGCAAGATGGTCGTCGTGGCGATCACGGTGCTGTTTCCGGTCGTCGTGAACGCGGTGCGCGGCCTGCAAGCGGCCCACCCCCTGCACCTCGACCTGCTGCACACCTATGCGGCGAGCCCCTCGCAGACCTTCCGCGCCGTCCGGGTGCCCACCGCGCTCCCCTTCGTCTTCAATGCCCTCAAGGTGGGGAGCACCCTCGCCCTGATCTCGGCCATCGTGGCGGAATTCTTCGGCACGACCGGGCACGGGCTGGGGTTCCGCATCCAGATCGAGGTGGGGCGCTTCAACCTCGCCGTCGTGTGGGCCGCCATCGTGCTGGCGAGTGTGGTGGGGCTGGCGTTTTTCGGCCTGATCAGCGTGCTGGAGCGGCGATTCGCGCCCGTGCCGCAGACCTCGTGA
- a CDS encoding M20 family metallo-hydrolase, which yields MSGGGVAESTPTGLNPARTVAELKELRRLTGDENGAQRVAFTDTWLRARDFLKERLAELPVEVHQDPAGNLWATLKGESERELLIGGHLDSVPNGGWLDGCLNVLAGLEVLRRVNAEYGGRPPVTLRLVDWADEEGARFGRSLYGSSAASGHFDVAEMAKLTDRDGVGLGAALERVGVRLEDAPKARDELRNAAAYLELHIEQGPVLEGLGLPLGAVLGTVGVERHVLTFHGQAAHSGSTPMNVRRDAFLAAARLGQEIYAIAERHGGVCTVGSVKTWPGIVTSVVERCEITLDQRHLDAGKLAAMWQDAREAAERFAQEGGCTVEVGNLWNIEPIPFHPDLIEAAEAAILETVPTSHRLPSGPLHDAAEVARAGVPTVMLFVQSLRGISHNKIEDTREEHIMQSVEAFDRLASRAMGWIQGRR from the coding sequence GTGAGTGGGGGAGGAGTCGCGGAATCCACGCCAACCGGGCTCAATCCGGCCCGCACGGTCGCCGAACTCAAAGAGCTGCGGCGGCTCACGGGCGACGAAAACGGCGCCCAGCGCGTCGCCTTCACCGACACCTGGCTGCGGGCGCGGGACTTCCTGAAAGAACGTCTCGCCGAGCTTCCCGTGGAGGTTCACCAGGACCCCGCCGGGAACCTGTGGGCCACGTTGAAAGGAGAATCCGAGCGCGAACTGCTGATCGGCGGCCACCTCGACAGCGTGCCGAACGGGGGGTGGCTCGACGGCTGCCTCAACGTGCTCGCCGGGCTGGAAGTGTTGCGGCGGGTGAACGCCGAGTATGGGGGCCGTCCGCCCGTCACCCTGCGCCTGGTGGACTGGGCCGACGAGGAGGGGGCGCGGTTCGGCCGCTCCCTGTACGGGTCCAGCGCGGCGAGCGGCCATTTCGACGTGGCCGAGATGGCGAAGTTGACCGACCGGGATGGGGTCGGCCTGGGAGCGGCGTTAGAGCGGGTCGGCGTGAGACTGGAGGATGCCCCAAAAGCCCGTGACGAACTTCGCAACGCCGCCGCCTACCTGGAACTGCACATTGAGCAGGGGCCGGTGTTGGAAGGATTGGGATTGCCGCTCGGCGCAGTGCTCGGCACGGTGGGGGTCGAGCGCCACGTCCTGACCTTCCACGGGCAGGCGGCGCATTCAGGCAGCACGCCGATGAATGTCCGGCGCGACGCCTTCCTGGCCGCAGCCCGACTGGGACAGGAAATCTACGCCATCGCCGAGCGGCACGGCGGCGTCTGCACGGTCGGCAGCGTCAAGACCTGGCCCGGGATCGTGACCAGCGTGGTGGAGCGGTGCGAGATCACGCTCGACCAGCGCCACCTCGACGCCGGGAAACTGGCGGCGATGTGGCAGGACGCGCGGGAGGCCGCCGAGCGGTTCGCTCAGGAGGGCGGCTGCACCGTCGAGGTCGGCAACCTGTGGAACATCGAGCCCATCCCCTTCCACCCGGACCTCATCGAGGCGGCGGAGGCGGCCATCCTAGAGACGGTGCCGACCAGCCACCGCCTTCCCAGCGGCCCGCTGCACGACGCGGCGGAGGTGGCCCGCGCCGGGGTGCCCACGGTCATGCTGTTCGTCCAGAGCCTGCGGGGGATCAGCCACAACAAGATCGAGGACACGCGGGAGGAACACATCATGCAGAGCGTGGAGGCGTTCGACCGGCTGGCGAGTCGGGCGATGGGGTGGATTCAGGGGCGGAGGTGA
- a CDS encoding aminotransferase class III-fold pyridoxal phosphate-dependent enzyme, producing MPEPRPDTQQVIAENREYTLFSWSVQGQANPIHMVGGKGSHFYDGDGNTWLDFSSQLININVGHQHPKVLQAIKDQVDRMCFAGPSFATDVRAELGKKLAEVTGLAKSFFTLGGSEANENAIKMAKLYTGRDKIITRYRSYHGATMGSMSASGDPRRWPVEPGIPGIVRVFDPYMYRPPMGGSAEEWEDGCITHIEEVIQLEGPHTIAAMLVEGITGSNGLLIPPDSYYPRLRALLDKYGILLIDDEVMSGFGRTGKWLATQHYGIVPDIVTCAKGLTSGYMPLGAVIVNQKIADYFENHFLAGGLTYSGHPVSLAAAIANLKVYEEERLFEHTLELGKYLGERLEAMKRKYACVGDVRYIGLFSVLELVKDKRTKEPLAPYNGTSPEMARLTSHIKSRHVYAFSRFNMIWVCPPLVITKEELDAGLDVYEEALALVDEMIGAPVAAD from the coding sequence ATGCCGGAACCCAGACCCGACACCCAGCAGGTCATCGCCGAGAACCGCGAATACACCCTCTTCTCGTGGAGCGTGCAGGGGCAGGCCAACCCCATCCACATGGTTGGCGGGAAGGGCAGCCACTTCTACGACGGCGACGGCAACACCTGGCTCGACTTCTCCAGTCAGCTCATCAACATCAACGTGGGGCACCAGCACCCCAAGGTCCTCCAGGCCATCAAGGACCAGGTGGACCGGATGTGCTTCGCCGGGCCGTCCTTCGCCACGGACGTGCGCGCGGAGCTGGGCAAGAAGCTCGCGGAGGTCACCGGCCTCGCCAAGAGCTTCTTCACCCTGGGCGGCTCCGAGGCGAACGAGAACGCCATCAAGATGGCGAAGCTCTACACCGGGCGCGACAAGATCATCACCCGCTACCGCTCCTACCACGGGGCGACGATGGGCTCCATGAGCGCCTCGGGCGATCCCCGGCGCTGGCCGGTCGAGCCGGGCATTCCGGGCATCGTGCGGGTGTTCGACCCCTACATGTACCGCCCGCCGATGGGCGGCAGCGCCGAGGAGTGGGAGGACGGCTGCATCACCCACATCGAGGAGGTGATCCAGCTTGAGGGTCCCCACACCATCGCCGCCATGCTGGTGGAGGGCATCACCGGCAGCAACGGCCTGCTGATCCCGCCCGACTCCTACTACCCCCGGCTGCGGGCGCTGCTCGACAAGTACGGCATCCTCCTGATCGACGACGAGGTGATGAGCGGCTTCGGGCGCACCGGCAAGTGGCTGGCCACCCAGCACTACGGCATCGTGCCCGACATCGTGACCTGCGCCAAGGGCCTCACGAGCGGGTACATGCCGCTGGGCGCCGTCATCGTGAACCAGAAGATCGCCGACTATTTCGAGAACCACTTCCTGGCGGGCGGCCTGACGTACAGCGGCCACCCTGTCAGCCTCGCCGCCGCCATCGCCAACCTCAAGGTGTACGAGGAGGAACGCCTCTTCGAGCACACCCTGGAACTGGGGAAATACCTGGGCGAGCGTCTGGAGGCCATGAAGCGCAAGTACGCCTGCGTGGGCGACGTACGGTACATCGGCCTCTTCAGCGTGCTGGAACTCGTGAAGGACAAGCGGACGAAAGAGCCGCTGGCCCCCTACAACGGCACCTCGCCGGAGATGGCGCGGCTCACCTCCCACATCAAGTCGAGGCACGTCTACGCCTTCAGCCGCTTCAACATGATCTGGGTCTGCCCGCCCCTCGTCATCACGAAGGAGGAGCTGGACGCGGGGCTCGACGTGTACGAGGAGGCGCTGGCCCTGGTGGACGAGATGATCGGGGCGCCGGTGGCGGCGGACTAG